One genomic segment of Virgibacillus doumboii includes these proteins:
- a CDS encoding DNA topology modulation protein, with protein sequence MKKIAIIGSGGSGKSTFARQLGERLQIKVHHLDALFWKPGWIGVPKQEQKQMQHDLVKRDKWIIDGNYGGTMDIRLNAADTIILLDLPRLVCVYRIIKRFVQYRNKSRPDMGTGCEERISLEFLKWVWQYPKAKKPEIMQKLENFPAEKDVIILKSPHKINQFLQKNQHPAYRVHT encoded by the coding sequence ATGAAAAAAATAGCGATTATCGGTTCCGGCGGTTCTGGAAAATCAACTTTTGCAAGGCAGCTGGGTGAAAGATTGCAAATCAAGGTCCATCATCTCGACGCACTATTTTGGAAGCCCGGTTGGATTGGCGTACCGAAACAAGAACAAAAACAAATGCAACATGATTTGGTTAAAAGGGATAAATGGATTATTGATGGGAATTATGGCGGGACGATGGATATACGCCTGAATGCTGCCGATACGATTATTTTGCTCGACCTGCCGCGCTTGGTTTGCGTATATCGCATTATTAAACGCTTTGTTCAATACAGGAACAAATCCCGTCCGGATATGGGAACGGGCTGTGAAGAAAGAATTTCCCTGGAGTTCCTGAAATGGGTCTGGCAGTATCCGAAAGCAAAAAAGCCTGAGATCATGCAGAAATTGGAGAACTTTCCTGCTGAAAAAGACGTTATCATCTTAAAGTCACCGCATAAGATAAATCAGTTCCTGCAAAAAAATCAACATCCCGCATATCGTGTACATACATAG
- a CDS encoding CocE/NonD family hydrolase, protein MPLFNLYRSGILDATVDFGPNGVYYRERNLTNNEWEKSILLTEEKAQELENYYHINPITINERFDEYQEVFQTNSKKIKTSWDAIYHKHETEAHLWVEREKKFPLDVVIIDGEPAAFISTSRENCSVLVKDGLEKYTAVHMWQQGNVSPAKHSVKHHGHFMIPMRDGIKLATDVWLPTEHEDPVPVIFVRTPYGRMALEKAYVHFIQRGYGVVIQDTRGRQDSEGDWMPNSTEVEDGDDSLNWIAGQTWCDGNIGMIGASYGGFVQWAAAASGNPHLKALISIVTAGSPFIDIPRKGGAFVSGMLAWTFAMVEKEFKPENMQRDDWDEVLKTRPIKDIPKKALGMDVPFWNAWMNHPVNDEFWEKASWSRQKNNIRTPAMIMSGWYDDNGMGTTEALDAAKKFAAEDKKIILGPWMHNANTTRDMHGVHFGNNALRYDLDYQFQLWFDRKLKGIDNGMDASPVAEYYDAGTNEWKHAETWPPENVEWTKLYLNSCGNAVSSEGNGVLQRDRVKGSLSHSAENDIYTFDPEHPAPHLIDMSENEIGVPADYQNVEKRNDVLVYTSEPLNEPITIAGDIQVKFSASSSAKDTDWIVRVTDVAPDGRSIKLADGVLRARFRHGYDKEILLEPGKIEKYEIRTSKIANTFKRGHRIRLTITSSADNFIFPNSNTGNDPATDTETVIAEQRVFHSLEHVSYMELPIIK, encoded by the coding sequence ATGCCATTATTTAACTTATATCGATCAGGTATTCTTGATGCAACAGTTGACTTTGGCCCGAACGGCGTGTATTACCGAGAGCGGAACCTGACTAACAATGAATGGGAAAAATCCATATTATTAACCGAAGAGAAAGCTCAAGAACTGGAAAACTATTACCATATCAATCCAATCACGATAAACGAGCGGTTCGATGAATATCAGGAAGTCTTCCAAACCAATAGTAAAAAAATCAAAACATCATGGGACGCAATCTACCACAAGCACGAAACCGAAGCACATCTGTGGGTCGAACGCGAAAAGAAATTTCCGCTTGATGTCGTCATCATAGACGGTGAACCTGCCGCATTCATCAGCACATCCCGGGAAAACTGCAGCGTTCTTGTAAAAGACGGTTTGGAAAAATATACGGCTGTCCATATGTGGCAGCAGGGAAACGTATCTCCTGCCAAGCACAGTGTAAAACACCACGGACACTTCATGATCCCAATGCGTGATGGAATAAAGCTGGCGACCGACGTCTGGCTGCCGACCGAGCACGAAGACCCTGTACCAGTCATTTTTGTCCGGACACCATACGGCAGAATGGCACTTGAAAAAGCATATGTCCATTTTATCCAGCGCGGCTATGGTGTTGTCATCCAGGATACACGCGGCAGACAGGATTCAGAAGGTGACTGGATGCCAAATAGTACCGAAGTAGAGGATGGCGACGACAGTCTGAACTGGATTGCCGGGCAAACCTGGTGCGACGGAAATATCGGTATGATCGGTGCATCGTATGGAGGCTTTGTCCAATGGGCAGCTGCCGCAAGCGGAAACCCGCACCTGAAAGCACTTATCAGCATCGTTACAGCGGGCAGTCCGTTCATTGATATACCACGAAAAGGGGGCGCGTTTGTTTCCGGTATGCTGGCATGGACATTTGCGATGGTGGAGAAGGAATTCAAACCGGAAAACATGCAGCGGGACGATTGGGATGAGGTTTTGAAAACCAGACCAATCAAAGATATCCCGAAAAAAGCACTCGGCATGGATGTGCCGTTTTGGAATGCATGGATGAACCATCCGGTAAATGATGAATTCTGGGAGAAGGCTAGCTGGTCCCGGCAAAAAAATAACATCAGGACGCCTGCGATGATTATGTCCGGTTGGTATGACGACAATGGCATGGGCACGACGGAAGCGCTGGATGCAGCGAAAAAATTCGCCGCAGAGGACAAGAAAATTATTCTCGGGCCGTGGATGCACAATGCCAATACAACCCGTGACATGCATGGCGTTCACTTTGGCAACAACGCACTCCGCTATGATTTGGATTATCAATTCCAGCTATGGTTTGACCGGAAATTGAAGGGAATTGACAACGGAATGGATGCTAGTCCAGTTGCAGAATATTATGATGCCGGAACAAACGAATGGAAACATGCTGAAACATGGCCGCCGGAAAATGTGGAATGGACAAAACTTTATCTGAATAGTTGCGGAAATGCCGTATCTTCAGAAGGCAATGGTGTGCTGCAGCGAGACAGGGTGAAAGGTTCGTTGTCTCATTCAGCCGAAAATGACATATATACTTTTGATCCCGAACATCCGGCACCGCATTTAATCGACATGTCCGAAAATGAAATCGGCGTCCCGGCTGATTATCAGAATGTTGAAAAACGAAATGATGTCCTTGTTTATACATCCGAACCATTGAACGAGCCCATCACCATCGCCGGTGATATCCAGGTGAAATTCTCCGCGTCAAGTTCAGCAAAGGATACCGACTGGATTGTCAGAGTAACTGATGTTGCTCCGGACGGCCGATCAATCAAGCTCGCCGATGGAGTATTACGAGCACGTTTTCGTCACGGGTATGATAAAGAGATATTACTGGAACCCGGCAAAATCGAGAAATACGAAATCCGCACATCAAAAATTGCTAACACTTTCAAAAGAGGGCATCGCATCCGTTTGACAATAACGTCCAGTGCCGATAACTTTATATTCCCGAATTCAAATACGGGAAATGATCCGGCAACCGATACGGAAACGGTAATAGCGGAGCAGCGCGTATTCCATTCATTAGAGCACGTGTCATATATGGAGTTGCCTATTATTAAATAG
- a CDS encoding sporulation histidine kinase inhibitor Sda: MEKLTDKQLLEAYYQAKELKLNNSFIRLIENEIYRRSIIIDKDKK, translated from the coding sequence ATGGAAAAATTAACTGACAAACAACTTCTAGAAGCTTACTATCAGGCAAAAGAACTAAAACTCAATAATAGTTTCATTCGATTGATTGAGAATGAAATATACAGACGCTCCATCATCATAGACAAAGACAAAAAATAA